The following proteins come from a genomic window of Triticum aestivum cultivar Chinese Spring unplaced genomic scaffold, IWGSC CS RefSeq v2.1 scaffold136465, whole genome shotgun sequence:
- the LOC123177368 gene encoding cell wall / vacuolar inhibitor of fructosidase 2-like, giving the protein MASVATSLAMVLIVVVAMSYGLLATHADINFIARTCKKTNNFALCMAVLRANPKSAQASTEHDLASIALQIATNTTRKNAAAICDLDYKHQGTPEAPVWHVCVKAHVLAAADLIAGAGPSFHVGDYADVLKIVSEAKGAGDTCENAFKAIHKTSPVTDMDRQTTEHCGLAGDLIRLLLT; this is encoded by the coding sequence ATGGCAAGCGTTGCAACATCCTTAGCTATGGTTCTCATTGTAGTTGTCGCCATGTCCTATGGCCTCCTCGCCACCCACGCCGACATCAACTTCATCGCTCGCACATGCAAGAAGACCAATAACTTTGCATTGTGCATGGCCGTGCTAAGGGCCAACCCAAAGAGCGCCCAAGCATCCACCGAGCATGACCTCGCCAGCATTGCTCTGCAAATCGCCACCAACACCACCCGAAAGAATGCCGCGGCCATCTGTGACCTAGATTACAAACACCAGGGCACACCCGAGGCACCAGTGTGGCATGTatgtgtcaaggcacatgtccTTGCTGCAGCCGACCTCATCGCCGGTGCCGGCCCCAGCTTCCACGTTGGGGACTACGCTGATGTGTTGAAGATTGTGTCTGAGGCGAAGGGCGCAGGAGATACATGCGAGAACGCATTCAAGGCGATCCACAAAACGTCTCCCGTGACCGACATGGACCGTCAGACGACGGAGCATTgcggcctcgccggcgacctcaTCCGCCTGCTCCTCACC